One Saccharomycodes ludwigii strain NBRC 1722 chromosome VI, whole genome shotgun sequence DNA segment encodes these proteins:
- a CDS encoding Pal1 family protein (similar to Saccharomyces cerevisiae YDR348C | PAL1 | Pears And Lemons (paralog of YHR097C | putative protein of unknown function)) — MSYQQQQQQPSFLRTGTTNSSNSRPYSMNNPFRMAAQQQELDSSNSNQYDSDKDYQNWIRKNNIKQHNVNNLELNTQRNRSTISFENNSNNMNSSHSPIDNVRTPNSVFFNNSSNSGGSNTPSPSGGLRRKYVILSVFIWDVIGFELEIPRKLILNMSNNNNTIYNSNTVRSYSPTVRTQNNNYNPFVDERETVSTKPPQYIPPASSSSSSSARLTAKEEKDRLRERYLEEEEDTKDQQPINDRYRTRNRINPYNVKPNSSPKDDLPPSYDEIAKSRKPYPRNEKHSSSSRSRSRPSASDTGGGSKSRKSKKKGPIAKNVDTIDKLDVTALFGGAFHHDGPFDACTPHRNKNTTTAPVLAFPKDGPNSTIKGGPLSSYNTKMNQMFGTENHDDEDDVVYSTDNMAKRGGNGEILIPPRAMMSTSSSDTLDAIKNRSDVGQFDTKQKVQLIHGPTSQGLGSTTFLDGAPAAPLAIKEDMRHRRHETLGRKKSLSQRLKGAASAALINRNSDDDDDDYDYDDTYEADFHGTNRRTAPNTQMNTRMNGNINGIPTGHGYNSVRGGSPSPIKNNTNTYVSTFPDGRNNEDEDVYMGVRFNDGSRAAKKDGSGNKFLQRVKSLKVSRK; from the exons atgtcgtaccaacaacaacaacaacagccaAGTTTTCTCAGGACTGGGACTACAAACAGTAGTAATAGTAGACCATATTCGATGAACAATCCATTTAGAATGGCAgcacaacaacaagaattAGACAGTTCTAATAGTAACCAATATGACTCAGATAAGGACTACCAAAATTGGATtagaaaaaacaatataaaacaacataatgttaataatttagaaTTGAATACACAAAGAAATAGATCGACAAtaagttttgaaaataatagtaataatatgaaTTCATCGCATTCACCAATTGATAATGTTAGAACACCTAATTctgtattttttaataatagtagtaatagTGGTGGTAGCAATACACCATCTCCTAGTGGTGGATTAAGAAGAAAGtatgttattttatctgTATTTATATGGGATGTAATTGGATTTGAATTGGAAATACCAa gaaaattaaTACTCAATATgagcaataataataatactatttaTAACAGCAATACAGTTAGAAGTTATTCACCAACAGTAAGAACccaaaataacaattataATCCATTTGTTGATGAAAGAGAAACTGTTTCCACTAAACCACCCCAGTATATACCACCggcttcttcttcttcctcctcctcTGCTAGGTTAACCgctaaagaagaaaaggatAGATTAAGAGAGAGATActtagaagaagaagaagatacAAAAGATCAACAACCTATAAATGATAGATACCGCACAAGGAATAGAATAAACCCTTATAATGTTAAACCGAATTCAAGCCCCAAAGATGATTTGCCGCCTTCTTATGATGAAATAGCTAAAAGTAGAAAGCCGTACCCAAGAAATGAAAAGCATTCTTCGTCCTCCAGGAGCCGTTCTCGTCCTAGTGCTAGTGATACTGGTGGTGGTTCTAAAAGCCGTAAgtcaaagaaaaagggaCCAATTGCCAAAAATGTTGACACAATTGATAAGTTAGACGTTACAGCGCTATTTGGTGGTGCATTCCATCATGATGGTCCGTTTGACGCATGTACGCCTCAtcgtaataaaaataccacCACTGCTCCAGTTTTGGCCTTCCCTAAGGATGGTCCAAATTCAACTATAAAAGGTGGCCCGTTGAGCTCCTATAACACCAAAATGAATCAAATGTTTGGTACTGAAAAccatgatgatgaagatgatgtgGTGTATTCCACTGATAATATGGCCAAGCGTGGTGGAAACGGCGAAATCTTGATTCCACCAAGAGCCATGATGAGCACTTCAAGCTCTGATACCTTGGATGCTATTAAAAACAGATCAGATGTTGGGCAGTTTGACACCAAACAGAAAGTACAGTTAATTCATGGACCAACCTCTCAAGGGTTGGGGTCGACCACATTTTTAGACGGTGCACCAGCTGCTCCGCTGGCTATTAAAGAGGATATGAGACACAGAAGGCATGAAACTTTAGgtagaaaaaaatcattaagTCAAAGATTAAAAGGCGCTGCCTCTGCAGCCTTAATTAATAGGAatagtgatgatgatgatgatgattatgattatgatgATACCTATGAAGCTGATTTTCATGGCACCAACAGGCGAACGGCACCTAATACACAGATGAATACCAGAATGAATGGCAATATAAATGGAATCCCTACCGGTCATGGATATAATTCTGTGAGAGGTGGCAGTCCATCACCGATTAagaataatactaatacttATGTTTCCACCTTTCCAGATGGCAGGAATAATGAAGATGAGGATGTTTATATGGGTGTCCGTTTTAATGATGGCAGTAGAGCTGCTAAAAAGGATGGCAGtggaaataaatttttacaaaGAGTGAAAAGTCTCAAGGTCagtagaaaataa
- the SFB3 gene encoding Sfb3p (similar to Saccharomyces cerevisiae YHR098C | SFB3 | Sed Five Binding), with product MNELPQNISNLSLNSPQQPGNDRPASTHTRKKKPARAYYNLNGNNTSVSSLSINNSAGTTTPIINSMSGIMNNNGSSQRIITPVASNTPTTNTTNYDLPTERLVNQQEYLYKTFDTTRDSVLPLKTTEFYGLDTGSCDPRLMSLTMYNVPKDEQLRSATKLPLGVVMQPFADISTLVTVDSNNSNGNNSNGFDNEEAFDGTDGNSSNTNAIPTIEQNIGLLRCNRCRAYNNPHFKFNYENTYQCNFCKVKTNNPLQFQPPPITQGFYEFDAPDAYNHVTDNNGGKNQPLHYFFLIDISTFANANKSSLSVIEAVRSSIEYISHYQPHCKVGIMAFDKNLHFFKLSAHQDTAQEFIVGDLYGDTRNNGNEEGSVFLPFYEGLFVSPADGMYVIEDTLQKLQQHCSSKSENYNTEVEVCYGPALEAATLALATFANGGKVLCSLNSLPMYSRGTLKFKKDDNLKKNLKCDNPYYVKVSRAMLKKSVGIDLFITTDGFMDLCTVGYPSYLTGGFLKHYPHFQPAKDEFQLCHDYLTSCSNTVGYQAQWKLRCSNGLNVYNYYSESSDESDKPPFTSILSKTSNISVLLKYDDDVLKHGKDCYFQAAVLYTNLKGERKIRVVNTTGAVSSNIFEIFKFVNQDNIVNIMVKDVLRSLREDASDYSKVRNTIDNKLVDIFTQYRALTGGGNTQMVLPESLKTLPTYMLAFESSKLMKNTNHSTRGNERVVQYYDFLTSSPSRLNYRLYPQIIPLHTLMSENDLTFYDENDTLLSVESISSLSVGNSYRKLIDGGCYVIFQGDLVYIWFNTNTNKMLLQDLLGVSENINDISKIHIESGIFPILDTAINIKARNLMLYWRRICNYHRESNFIKVLPLRPQYDDYYSNVMQYDILFEDKNIEMVESLENYLLFLHKKIKERMDKEDYIKVGKSNKVDNETFTQRYLHI from the coding sequence CTCCCGTTGCATCAAATACTCCTACTACCAATACCACAAATTATGATTTACCCACAGAAAGATTAGTTAATCAACAAGAATATTTGTACAAGACTTTTGATACTACGCGTGATTCTGTCTTGCCATTGAAAACTACTGAATTCTATGGCCTTGACACTGGTTCTTGTGATCCAAGACTAATGAGCTTGACGATGTATAATGTGCCTAAAGATGAGCAGTTGAGAAGTGCTACTAAATTACCCTTAGGTGTTGTGATGCAACCTTTTGCTGATATATCCACACTAGTCACTGTTGatagcaataatagtaatggtaataacagtaatgGGTTTGACAACGAAGAGGCCTTTGACGGTACCGATGGAAATTCGAGCAATACCAATGCTATTCCTACCATAGAACAGAATATCGGGTTATTACGTTGTAATAGATGCCGGGCTTATAATAATCCGcatttcaaatttaattaCGAAAACACATATCAatgtaatttttgtaaagtTAAAACAAACAATCCATTGCAATTTCAACCACCTCCAATCACACAAGGTTTTTACGAATTTGATGCGCCAGACGCCTATAATCATGTTACAGACAATAACGGCGGGAAGAATCAACCTTTGCactattttttccttattgATATCTCCACATTTGCCAATGCAAATAAAAGTAGTTTAAGTGTGATTGAGGCTGTTAGATCTAGTATTGAATATATATCACACTATCAACCACACTGTAAAGTGGGTATTATGGCTTTTGACAAGaatttgcatttttttaaactttctGCTCATCAAGACACAGCGCAAGAATTCATTGTTGGTGACCTATATGGAGACACCAGAAACAATGGCAATGAAGAGGGTAGTGTTTTCCTTCCATTCTACGAAGGGTTATTTGTCTCACCCGCAGATGGTATGTATGTTATTGAAGACACCTTACAAAAGCTTCAACAGCATTGTTCTTCCAAGTCTGAAAACTACAATACTGAGGTTGAAGTTTGTTATGGACCTGCTTTAGAAGCTGCTACATTGGCTTTGGCAACGTTTGCTAATGGTGGGAAGGTTTTGTGTTCTTTAAACTCACTGCCAATGTATTCTAGAGGTACtttaaaattcaaaaaggatgacaatttgaaaaaaaatttaaagtgTGATAATCCATATTATGTTAAAGTATCCAGGGCGATGCTTAAAAAGTCGGTTGgtattgatttatttattaccaCTGACGGATTTATGGATTTGTGTACTGTTGGCTACCCATCTTACTTAACTGGCGGTTTCCTAAAACATTACCCTCATTTTCAGCCAGCCAAAGATGAGTTTCAATTATGTCATGATTACTTGACAAGTTGTTCTAATACTGTAGGCTACCAAGCCCAGTGGAAATTGAGATGTTCTAATGGGTTAAACGTTTACAACTATTACAGTGAAAGCAGTGATGAAAGTGATAAGCCACCTTTTACCAGTATATTAAGCAAAACTTCTAATATTAGtgttttattgaaatatgATGACGATGTTTTGAAACATGGTAAAGACTGTTATTTCCAAGCGGCTGTTTTGTACACAAATTTAAAgggggaaagaaaaattaggGTTGTCAATACTACAGGTGCGGTTTccagtaatatttttgaaattttcaaatttgttAACCAAGATAATATAGTTAATATTATGGTTAAAGATGTTTTGCGCTCTTTGAGAGAGGATGCTTCGGATTATAGTAAGGTACGCAACACCATAGACAATAAACTAGTTGACATTTTCACTCAGTATAGGGCATTAACCGGTGGTGGGAATACACAAATGGTTTTGCCAGAATCTTTAAAGACCTTGCCTACATACATGTTGGCTTTTGAAAGTAGTAAActaatgaaaaatacaaatcaTTCCACTAGAGGTAATGAAAGAGTGGTGCAGTATTATGATTTCTTAACCAGTTCACCCTCTAGATTGAATTACAGGCTTTATCCGCAAATCATTCCTTTGCACACTTTGATGAGCGAAAATGATTTAACCTTTTATGATGAAAACGACACTTTGTTGAGTGTGGAAAGTATCTCTAGTTTGAGCGTAGGGAATAGTTATCGCAAATTAATTGATGGTGGGTGTTATGTAATATTTCAAGGTGATCTGGTTTATATTTGGTTTAACAccaatactaataaaatgttattaCAAGATTTATTGGGGGTTTCCGAAAATATCAATGATATTAGTAAGATTCATATTGAGAGTGGTATTTTCCCTATTTTGGATACTGCGATTAACATTAAAGCACGCAATTTGATGCTGTATTGGAGACGTATTTGTAACTATCATCGGGAaagtaattttattaagGTGCTACCACTAAGGCCTCAATATGATGATTATTACAGCAATGTGATGCAGTacgatattttatttgaagaTAAGAATATAGAAATGGTGGAAAGTTTAGAAAATTATCTGTTGTTTTTACATAAGAAAATTAAGGAGAGAATGGATAAAGAGGACTATATTAAGGTTGGAAAGTCCAACAAAGTTGATAATGAAACTTTTACTCAAAGATATTTACATATATGA